The following coding sequences are from one Streptomyces sp. NBC_01294 window:
- a CDS encoding enoyl-CoA hydratase/isomerase family protein, whose translation MTRAPEDEVLHRIDNGVAWITLNRPEAMNAVAWAQRERVITLLAEASADPAIRAVVVTATGKGFCAGADLRGAPAAAGDRVAGDVARMIRLGAQRLITAVLDCEKPVLAAVNGTAAGIGAHLALACDLVIAAEPARFIEVFVRRGLVPDGGGAYLLPRLVGPQKAKELMFFGDAVPAAEAERLGLVNKVVPAEELEATARAWAERLAQGPTRALAMTKQLVNASLDGDRAAALAAEATAQEINMGTADANEGVASFVERRTPKYLGR comes from the coding sequence ATGACCCGCGCCCCCGAGGACGAAGTCCTCCACCGCATCGACAACGGCGTCGCCTGGATCACCCTCAACCGCCCGGAGGCGATGAACGCCGTCGCCTGGGCCCAGCGCGAACGCGTCATCACCCTGCTCGCCGAAGCCTCCGCCGACCCGGCGATCCGCGCCGTCGTCGTCACCGCCACCGGCAAGGGCTTCTGCGCGGGCGCAGACCTCCGCGGCGCACCCGCCGCCGCGGGCGACCGCGTCGCCGGGGACGTGGCCCGCATGATCCGCCTCGGCGCGCAGCGCCTGATCACCGCGGTCCTCGACTGCGAGAAGCCGGTCCTCGCCGCCGTCAACGGCACGGCCGCCGGCATCGGCGCACACCTCGCCCTCGCCTGCGACCTCGTGATCGCCGCCGAACCGGCCCGCTTCATCGAGGTGTTCGTCCGCCGCGGCCTGGTCCCCGACGGCGGCGGCGCGTACCTGCTCCCCCGCCTCGTCGGCCCGCAGAAGGCCAAGGAGCTGATGTTCTTCGGCGACGCCGTCCCTGCGGCCGAGGCCGAGCGCCTCGGCCTGGTCAACAAGGTGGTCCCGGCCGAGGAGCTGGAGGCGACCGCCCGCGCGTGGGCCGAGCGGCTCGCCCAGGGCCCCACCCGGGCCCTCGCCATGACGAAGCAGCTCGTCAACGCCTCCCTGGACGGCGACCGGGCGGCCGCGCTGGCCGCCGAGGCCACCGCTCAGGAGATCAACATGGGCACGGCCGACGCGAACGAGGGCGTGGCGAGCTTCGTGGAGCGCCGCACGCCCAAGTACCTGGGCCGCTGA